Proteins from a genomic interval of Chloroherpetonaceae bacterium:
- a CDS encoding valine--tRNA ligase, with product MSASETAKRDYLDKTYAPQTIEAKYNSDYYEALGLYHAESAPVLRGEKKPFVILMPPPNITGSLTMGHVLNNTIQDLLIRYHRMMGYESLWLPGTDHAGIATQTRVERELRKEKLTRYDLGREKFLERVWQWRNEYGDLILKQLRRLGVSADWRRTLFTMDESASKAVMHAFIKLYNDGLIYRGKRIINWCPVSQTALSDEEVIMKTQTDKLYYVRYFFKDEPEKFITIATVRPETMLADVAVAVNPNDERYKSFIGKIVIEPLTKREIPIIADEYVEMEFGTGALKITPAHDANDYQIGERHRLPFICAIDKTGKIEAGFGIFSGLDRFVARKKAEEVLRNQGNLEKIEDYTHNVGYSERADVVVEPYLSEQWFVKMKPLAEPALRAVEEGRIKFYPERWINTYRHWMTNIQDWCISRQLWWGHRIPAYYAPDGTFAVAATKEEALEKLRTQQPTLTLEEIRQDEDVLDTWFSSWLWPLTTLGWDGTSSMETDDFKAFYPTTTLVTGPDIIFFWVARMIMAGLYFKGDVPFRNVYFTSIIRDGQGRKMSKSLGNSPNPLDVIEKYGADALRFTVIYLAPIGQDVRMEVTKDQDTPQVEQGRNFATKIWNAARFLLMHRSEMFSDLERFSAAYRAMSLAGVEVRELELMEQWIFSRLSSALEAYHAAVAQLRINDLAKIPYDFIWGDYCDWYLEMLKVKLQSANQPNEREEALCRAMWVFEAALKMLHPLMPHITEAIWQSLAVRKDSESIVVEKVPMPVAEHIQPSVEAEFELLKKVVSEVRSMRSVLNVAPAIITDAVLNAKSPSEATMLSTNLALIEKLARVKLTVGTGLAKPKRCASAVVEGSELFLLLDGLIDFEKEKARLSKEIQKTENYVKQLEAKLSNEGFVSRAPKEIIDAEREKLSNAKATLAKLQENLASLS from the coding sequence ATGTCAGCAAGCGAGACGGCAAAACGTGATTACCTTGATAAAACCTACGCGCCCCAGACTATTGAGGCAAAATACAACTCAGATTACTATGAAGCGTTAGGACTCTACCACGCCGAAAGCGCACCTGTGTTGCGGGGCGAAAAAAAGCCCTTTGTGATTCTTATGCCGCCACCCAACATTACAGGCAGCCTTACGATGGGACATGTGCTCAACAACACGATTCAAGACCTCCTGATTCGCTACCACCGAATGATGGGCTATGAATCACTCTGGCTGCCGGGGACAGACCATGCTGGCATTGCCACACAAACGCGCGTGGAGCGAGAGCTGCGCAAGGAAAAACTCACGCGCTACGACTTGGGGCGAGAAAAATTCTTGGAGCGCGTCTGGCAATGGCGCAATGAATACGGCGACCTCATCTTAAAACAGCTCCGCCGATTAGGCGTCTCGGCTGACTGGCGACGCACCCTCTTTACAATGGATGAAAGCGCCTCCAAGGCTGTAATGCACGCCTTCATCAAACTCTATAACGATGGACTCATCTATCGCGGCAAGCGAATCATCAACTGGTGTCCTGTCTCGCAGACAGCGCTCTCCGATGAAGAAGTCATAATGAAAACCCAGACCGATAAGCTCTACTATGTGCGCTACTTCTTCAAAGATGAGCCAGAGAAATTTATCACCATTGCGACCGTCCGCCCCGAAACCATGCTGGCAGATGTGGCAGTTGCCGTCAATCCGAATGATGAGCGGTATAAGTCCTTTATTGGCAAAATCGTAATTGAGCCACTCACGAAGCGAGAAATTCCAATCATCGCCGATGAATATGTGGAAATGGAGTTTGGCACGGGTGCACTGAAAATTACACCCGCGCATGATGCCAACGACTATCAAATCGGCGAGCGACATCGCTTGCCCTTCATTTGTGCGATTGACAAGACAGGCAAAATTGAAGCAGGCTTTGGCATTTTCTCAGGCTTAGATCGATTTGTCGCTCGCAAAAAGGCAGAAGAAGTTCTGCGCAACCAAGGCAATCTGGAAAAAATTGAAGACTACACGCACAATGTAGGTTACTCGGAGCGTGCAGATGTGGTTGTAGAGCCATATCTCTCGGAGCAGTGGTTTGTGAAAATGAAACCGCTGGCTGAGCCTGCACTGCGCGCAGTCGAGGAAGGCAGAATCAAGTTCTATCCTGAGCGCTGGATAAACACCTATCGGCACTGGATGACGAACATTCAAGACTGGTGCATTTCACGCCAATTGTGGTGGGGGCATCGCATTCCAGCCTATTACGCTCCCGATGGCACCTTTGCAGTGGCAGCCACCAAAGAAGAAGCACTCGAAAAACTCCGCACCCAGCAGCCCACACTGACGCTTGAGGAGATTCGGCAAGATGAAGATGTGCTGGACACGTGGTTTTCGTCGTGGCTCTGGCCGCTCACCACACTCGGCTGGGACGGCACCAGTTCAATGGAGACCGACGACTTCAAAGCCTTCTATCCTACAACCACACTCGTTACAGGGCCTGATATCATTTTCTTCTGGGTTGCGCGAATGATTATGGCAGGGTTGTATTTCAAGGGCGATGTGCCATTTCGCAATGTGTATTTCACTAGCATCATTCGCGATGGGCAAGGGCGGAAAATGTCCAAGTCACTTGGCAATTCCCCCAATCCACTGGATGTGATTGAAAAATACGGTGCCGATGCCTTGCGCTTTACGGTCATCTACCTTGCGCCGATTGGTCAAGATGTGCGGATGGAGGTAACGAAAGACCAAGACACGCCGCAGGTTGAACAAGGACGCAACTTCGCCACGAAAATCTGGAATGCCGCACGGTTTCTGCTCATGCATCGCAGCGAGATGTTCTCCGACCTTGAGCGCTTCAGCGCCGCCTATCGAGCAATGTCGCTGGCAGGCGTAGAGGTGCGAGAGCTGGAGCTGATGGAGCAGTGGATTTTCTCACGTCTCTCGTCAGCATTGGAAGCCTATCACGCTGCTGTGGCGCAACTGCGTATCAATGACTTAGCGAAAATTCCTTACGACTTTATTTGGGGCGACTATTGCGACTGGTATTTGGAAATGCTGAAAGTAAAACTTCAAAGTGCAAATCAACCAAATGAACGTGAAGAAGCACTCTGCCGAGCTATGTGGGTTTTTGAAGCAGCGCTGAAGATGCTGCACCCGCTAATGCCACATATTACGGAGGCAATTTGGCAGAGTTTGGCAGTGCGCAAGGATAGCGAAAGCATTGTAGTAGAGAAAGTTCCAATGCCTGTAGCGGAGCATATTCAACCAAGTGTAGAGGCAGAGTTTGAGCTTTTGAAAAAGGTGGTCAGTGAAGTGCGCAGTATGCGCAGTGTGCTGAATGTGGCGCCAGCTATCATTACAGATGCTGTGCTAAATGCCAAGTCGCCCAGTGAAGCCACGATGCTCAGCACCAACCTTGCCCTAATTGAAAAGCTGGCGCGCGTGAAACTAACGGTCGGTACGGGCTTGGCAAAACCAAAGCGATGTGCATCGGCAGTGGTAGAAGGCAGTGAGCTTTTTCTTCTGCTGGATGGCTTGATTGACTTTGAGAAAGAAAAAGCACGCCTCTCGAAGGAAATTCAAAAAACGGAGAACTATGTAAAGCAGCTGGAGGCAAAGCTCTCAAATGAAGGGTTTGTATCGCGTGCGCCAAAGGAGATAATTGACGCTGAGCGAGAAAAACTCTCCAATGCAAAAGCCACACTGGCAAAGCTGCAAGAGAACTTAGCAAGTCTAAGCTGA